From Streptomyces durmitorensis, a single genomic window includes:
- a CDS encoding protein phosphatase 2C domain-containing protein, translated as MRIELATEPGDPARPNEDYAAVTLPAAGQGGSLVLLDGVTPPAGDDGCLHSVPWFTARLGGALGELSVSRRDMTLAEILAAAIVRTADAHGQTCDLSHPRTPQATVVLVRWDDERVEHLVLSDSALLVAGPDGHVTPVLDERLTELPPRIRAMRDEVRALPRGSAEREVAGRAYGAAVEALRNAEDGFFTAAADPSAAARAVTGTWPRAEVTAVAALTDGVGRWVETFRAGDWTECFTLLRKDGPQRLVDRVRELERADPEGTAFPRGKRHDDAAVVYAEL; from the coding sequence ATGCGTATCGAACTCGCCACCGAGCCCGGAGACCCCGCCCGCCCCAACGAGGACTATGCCGCGGTGACGCTTCCCGCGGCCGGACAAGGCGGATCGCTCGTCCTTCTGGACGGGGTGACTCCACCTGCCGGAGATGACGGCTGCCTGCATTCCGTCCCTTGGTTCACGGCGCGACTCGGGGGCGCACTGGGAGAACTGTCCGTTTCGCGGCGGGATATGACGCTCGCCGAGATCCTCGCGGCGGCGATCGTGCGCACCGCGGACGCCCATGGTCAGACTTGTGACCTTTCTCACCCGCGCACGCCTCAGGCCACCGTGGTTCTGGTGCGTTGGGACGACGAACGGGTCGAGCACCTCGTCCTGTCCGACTCCGCGCTCCTGGTGGCGGGCCCTGACGGCCACGTCACCCCGGTACTCGACGAGCGCCTCACGGAACTGCCGCCGCGGATCCGCGCGATGCGCGACGAGGTCCGCGCGCTGCCGCGCGGCTCCGCCGAACGCGAGGTCGCGGGCCGCGCGTACGGCGCCGCGGTCGAGGCCCTGCGGAACGCGGAGGACGGCTTCTTCACGGCGGCCGCGGATCCGTCGGCGGCCGCGCGGGCGGTCACCGGCACCTGGCCGCGCGCCGAGGTGACGGCGGTGGCGGCCCTGACGGACGGGGTCGGGCGCTGGGTCGAGACGTTCCGCGCGGGCGACTGGACGGAGTGCTTCACACTGCTGCGGAAGGACGGTCCGCAGCGTCTGGTGGACCGGGTGCGGGAGCTGGAGCGGGCGGACCCGGAGGGGACGGCGTTCCCGCGGGGGAAGCGGCATGACGACGCGGCTGTCGTTTACGCGGAGTTGTGA